The segment CTACAAAGAACAAAAGGTCCAAATCCAGAATCTCAGGATTCTGGGGTTCCAGTGTTTTGAATTTGAGAACTCAAAATACTCCAAATCTTGGGATCCTAAGATCCCAAAAACTTTGCAGTGCATTAAATACAAGAAGTATGAAACTATGAGATTCCGAGGTGGAAATTTTGGAACCAAAGACCATACCTCAGGATCCTGAGACTTCAAAGTTGTGCAAGAGATAATCTTTGAAACTTAGGGATTATTGGGTTCTAGGTCTTGAAGGCTTCAACAACAAAATGAACTTCAAGATCTCAGGGTTCTGAAATTCCCAAACCTAGGAAAGACCATACTCTGGAACTTTGGGATTCTCGGGTTCCGAAGTTAGACAAAGGAAACTTCCTAACTCTATGCCTATGGGGCTCAGGATTTTGGGATCCCGAGATACCAACAAGGTAAAGGAATTTTGAAACCTAGGGTACAGACAACTAACTAGGGCATCACATGATTAAGCCATAAACCTTGGAATTCTAAGGATTGAAATTTATTTAAGGGTCACTACTAGGGGCAAAAAATTGAATTGAGAGACAAAAAATGTCATTTGTACAAAGAAAATCGGCTTATTATTAAACTagaaatgaaaaaccctaatcttctagacacacaaaaatgaaagaaacaaaagaatgatCCAAAATGAAATGAAAGCAAGGAAAAAAGCAAGGAAAGGAAAGATCCTACCTCAGCACAATAAGGAAAGACAAGACACCAACATCCTAGAGACTGCTCTAAAAAATTCGCCAAGATTGCCAAGTGCAAAGGAGCTTCAAATGCATGAGATCAATTGGGAAAATGAGAATAATAAACTAGGTGAAAGTATTTATATCCCCAATGTGGTCACAAAAACTGAGGCATTGACACAACCAAACTCAGGGTTTCAAGATTCCAGGATCTCAAGGTCACATGACTAACAACATGATAAACTTTGGTAACTCAGGGTTCTAAAACTTTGAAGAAAACAAATAAAACATGGAGAACTCGAGATCTTAGGACTCTAAGTTTCTAAGGCTCCAAAATGAACAAAACATGGAGAACTCGACATCTCGGGACTCTGGTGTTCTGAGGATCCAAAATAAACAAAACACGAAGAACTTGGGATCCCAAGACTTTGGGATTCTGAGGCTCCAAAATAAACAAAACATTGAGAACTCAGGATCTCGGGACTCTGAGGTTCTGAAGCTCCAGACAAACAAGACAAAGGCAAACTCGAGAACCTAGAATGTCGAGGTCTCGAGGACAAAAGAAgcaacataaaacaaaacaaaagaactcGGGGTTCCAAACTTAGAATGAAAACTCTTGAACCCAAGACGCTGAAATCCGGAAGGAAAGAACaaacaaaacaaaggaaaacaaaggaaaacaaaggcaaaacaaAGGAAACAGAACACACAAAAGGGGCACCCACATTTTACCAATTAAAATGGAGGGGtgagtatgcagggcataacaaggGGTAAATCTTGTTTCTATCACCCATTTGTTGAGTTTAGAAAGAAtccaaaatatttttataaatattcatCTCCATGTCCACACAGATCATTATCACATATTTTGATAATTCTAATATGCTTTATAATTATAATCAAATATGTTATTATCCATATAGGAAAAAATTCTTAACTCCACTCTAACCTTTTCATTTTTAGATAGCTAAGAAAGTTTTCAATTTATGTTTATATTCCACTTATGAGGCAAATGAtactaattttaatattttctatgtttgGAAAGTTCTTGTGGAGCACTCATGCTATTGACGAACACATGACAATTAGTTTGCATGGACCTTAATATCCTTTTATTCATTATGTatttaatattatgaatgcaacttGTGAATGCTCATTTACTTTGAAATACATGTTCACTTAAGATTTGCAAGCATCTCAATGTGGGTGGAAAATGAAATTGGTGAAGTTTACATACTCATGTCAATTTTCATTTAGATTTGGATCCATTTTAAGAGATTGTCTTGATGCAATTACATAGAGAGATTGTTTTGATTCAATTAATGGTGAAATGTGGGACACTTCTGTgctaattttagatttttttttatactCATCTACACTAGTTATTCTTCCttacacaaatatatatacaccTATCCTTATGCCTATCATATCCACATTCATTTTCATAGATTCCCATCAATTATTGTTTAAACTTTTCATATGAACTTATCTCTACACCTTAGATTCCAAATCATTGGTTTTGATTCATTTTTATAGTGCATGAGTTTTATCATATACACGATGTAGATTTGACCTAAACATCaaaatatttaaattcaaattgtttACAACCACCTTTTCTCACATAGCCTTTGGAGGCTAACTTGGTACGTGTGCATGGAAAATTGTTATGTGCTTGAATTTAGAGACATccatttaataattaattcatcATATAGTCAtcattcaaaatgaaaatattctagGGAACATTCACCAAGAAACATTTTGATTTAAAGCTTCAAAATAAATCGAAATATAGCATTATAATCAACATACAGATCACTTGCATGCTTTTTAAATTTTGGAATTGCTAATCCTTCCATGGTCGTTAAGCTAGTCTTTCAAGGAGTTTGACCTAGGAGAAATTGACCTCAAACATCTTAttatatttccaaattattttaAAACGGTTTCAATccttaaaataagaaaataatagagACAAAGTAAATTAGATAGTAGATTCATACTTTTCACTAGATCATATATGTGAGTTGCAAATCAAATGTTTGTGATACAAAATTGACCTAAAATTAATTACAATTCTGTAGAGAGTTTGAGATGACACAAAATGAACAATATCAATTTTCCATAATAAGTCATTAGATTTCATGTTACATCATATTATTatctgcatcatcatttcaaaAACTAAACACCTAATTCTCACATATTTAAAttccaaaaataataattttaatgatTTAATCTATCATTCTCAATTTAAATTAACTAATTTAAGTTGATTTGTTTTTGATATGTTTGATTTAAGTAATTTAATTTAAGTTGATTTAATCAATTTACCTTGATTAAATTAGAGAAAGACTTACTTTTCCTTCTAGTATTGTAAAAGACCAATGTAAGTAATGAAGTTGTTGAGAGAATTTGACAGCTTACCAACTAAACAAGGATTAAAAATGTGCCTTCAATTTTTTCCAAGGCATAAAAGACACTCGTTCCTAAATTTGACCCTCCATGTTATATTCATAAGTAAACCACCCAAAACTGGCCCACATTAATAATTAAAAACCTTCAAAATGCGgtcaataaattattttttataactGCCAAGAACAATTGATTCGATTTAGtaataggatttattcattctgATCTAGACATAAATGTACAGGCTAACTATAAAAGTAGGGAATTAGATATGCAGGCACAAAGAAGTCTTGACAAGACAATTTATTGAATGAACATGCcgagatctagggtttcatatgaACTGTATTGCCATATCACCAACACCAATGGTAGACATTAAACATTTCCAACAACATTATTCAATACTCAGTGAGCTCTGCTCAACAAATTAATTATAGTGAAAAATCAAAGGTACCTATCGAAGAAATCTTGGACTGTAGTGTAGAGAATCTCTGGATAAAGCTCACAAACTTCCACGTCTTTGGGCGCTTCCATTTTAAAATTGTATTGACACCCATTAATGAAGATGTCATGTGTCAGGGAAGCCACTATGCTCTCTGGAATATTGTTTGCTGcataaagaaaaaccaaaaagcaaATAAATCCACAAAGATTATGGAATAAATGTGTAAGCCAAATTGGTTGATAATGGAGTTTTCTTTTTGTATTTAAAGTGAACTCTATCCTTTCAGATTCTTTAATAGTAGTAATGATTATGGTGAGATTTGGCATGGTAATATACCTTTGGCTAAGTCCAAGAGATCTTGTTCTGAGATACAAACCCGAGGAAGAgtttttccaatcttcttctccCAAATTGCTGCAAGCTCATTAAGTGTGAGAAAATTCTTAGGTGGTCTGAAATGCACCCTTTTGTTAACAGTCCGGACATCCTCCACAGTCTTTATGGTGTATCTGCCAATGTCTTCTCCAGTCACAAAGTATGCTGTCATTAACAATTCAATTAACACTATCAAAGACGTCAGAGACTAACACATGTCAATATTTCAGATCACATTCTATAATCtaataatatttataaaaatgATATCGTTCGTTATCCATGCCAACTCTTCATCATTctctaatataatattatttaacatCTTACCCTTGATGTTTCCATCTCCATAGATTTCAAACTGGTCTTGGGGAGGAGGAAGCTCAGAGGGATGAGTATGATAAAAGTAAGGCCACCCAGCAATTGAATTGCAGCAGATGTAAGTGTATGGAATGTTGGCTGCCTCTATTGCCCTCCTAACAAGTCTCTTTTCTTTGTAAAAGCTTAGCCCTGGTTCAACTGGATTGGCCGTGTCTATATCATGCCCAAATTCTGAAGGAAGAAACCTCTGcatcaaatttattcaaaacctTTTGGGTTAATTACAGCTTATAAGCATTATAAGAAATAACGTTTGGATCCTAGTCCTGACCTTAACCGTGCCAATTTCTTTAATGGCGTCTACAATCTTGAGCTGATCTGTAAGTTGAGCGCCGCCTACAACAGAAATAACAGCATCAATGCCTTGCATGGCCTTTACCATCGACTTATGATCGCTTAAATCTCCCTGCAGAACACCCATTATAGCACAGTGTACGTTAATAAAACCCATTATAAGTTGCATATGACCTACAACACAGTGTACGTTGGATCTCTCATTATAAATTTCATAAGACCTATAACACTGTGTAAGTTAATAAGACCCATTTCAGAATGTGTAAAACC is part of the Cryptomeria japonica chromosome 10, Sugi_1.0, whole genome shotgun sequence genome and harbors:
- the LOC131029258 gene encoding leucoanthocyanidin reductase; the protein is MAAAFPHSFDLCLHTQILEENSVSTMASICETPSCDHTVKEEKSVSSSKILVIGATGYIGRFIAIAAVNACHPTYALIRPMTAFDAAKEKCLHELKDSGVNIVYGDLSDHKSMVKAMQGIDAVISVVGGAQLTDQLKIVDAIKEIGTVKRFLPSEFGHDIDTANPVEPGLSFYKEKRLVRRAIEAANIPYTYICCNSIAGWPYFYHTHPSELPPPQDQFEIYGDGNIKAYFVTGEDIGRYTIKTVEDVRTVNKRVHFRPPKNFLTLNELAAIWEKKIGKTLPRVCISEQDLLDLAKANNIPESIVASLTHDIFINGCQYNFKMEAPKDVEVCELYPEILYTTVQDFFDRYL